One part of the Sardina pilchardus chromosome 5, fSarPil1.1, whole genome shotgun sequence genome encodes these proteins:
- the grm5a gene encoding glutamate receptor, metabotropic 5a, which yields MEGALGLSWVALVLLVVAGPVDRVRVSGQATERRVLAYLPGDVIIGALFSVHHQPPADKVHERKCGAVREQYGIQRVEAMMHTLDRINANPHILPDVTLGCEIRDSCWHSAVALEQSIEFIRDTLVSAEEEESNARCLGDEGFTPISGKKPIVGLIGPGSSSVAIQVQNLLQLFNIPQIAYSATSMDLSDKSLFKYFMRVVPSDAQQAQAMVDIVKRYNWTYVSAIHTEGNYGESGMEAFKDMAAKEGICIAHSDKIYSNAGEQSFDRLLEKLRSHLPKARVVACFCEGMTVRGILMAMRRRHLVGEFLLVGSDGWADRHDVTDGYHQEAAGGITIKLQSAYVTWFDDYYLNLRPDVNLRNPWFPEFWQHRFQCRLKGHPQENPKYNRTCNEKESLRHQYTQDTKMGFVINAIYSMAYGLHAMQRTLCPGVTGLCSAMRPIDGRKLLEFLMKTNFTGVSGEVVLFDENGDSPGRYEIMNFKQMSDDEYDYIHVGSWDKWGLRMDDEEIWVNQSSIIRSVCSEPCEKAQIKVIRKGEVSCCWTCTPCKENEYVFDEYTCRACELGDWPTDDLKGCEPIPVHYLRWGEPEPIAAVVFSCLGLLATTFVTVVFIWFHDTPVVKSSSRELCFIILAGICMGYLCTFCLIAKPHVAYCYLQRLGIGLSPAMSYSALVTKTNRIARILAGSKKKICTKKPRFMSACAQLLIASVLILLQLAIIVALFVVEPPRVIHDYPSISEVHLVCSTSTATVVAPLGYNGLLILSCTFYAFKTRNVPANFNEAKYIAFTMYTTCIIWLAFVPIYFGSNYKIITMCFSVSLSATVALGCMFAPKVYIMLAKPERNVRSAFTTSTVVRMHVKDGKSAPAARGSSSMANLFRRRRSDNEVSSNGKSVTWAANERGYRPNLWKRISIHIKKKEETNQTAIIKPFSKDCDGSGDGSVKVSGKGQQAVQCHPVGTYRARSPSPLPTVSQRTSLRTRQEEEEAAATEEEERRDRVVPLPSYLSERQHEQQQQQHPGSIMDQISCVVHRFTANISELNSMMLPGTSAPAGGATSVATAGTVASAGVLLPSSPSPSFLIQHDMQLPATVTTYAEVVAVSNVNPHALGGSLAAAAAAAANRMSPNRMMSNSTFKSPASSSVSAIAAVRPPELEELVALQPPSPFRDSSLGSASESSTSLASQAGVGEQQQQQQQQQASPHYDRLMLRHYSQSSSSL from the exons atggagggagcacTAGGCCTGTCCTGGGTGGCCCTGGTGCTCTTGGTGGTGGCCGGTCCTGTCGATCGCGTGCGAGTGAGCGGCCAAGCCACCGAGCGTCGCGTGCTGGCCTACCTCCCCGGCGACGTCATCATCGGCGCCCTCTTCTCCGTCCACCACCAGCCGCCGGCCGACAAGGTGCACGAGCGCAAGTGCGGCGCGGTGCGCGAGCAGTACGGCATCCAGCGCGTGGAGGCCATGATGCACACGCTCGACCGCATCAACGCCAACCCGCACATCCTGCCCGACGTCACGCTGGGCTGCGAGATCCGCGACTCCTGCTGGCACTCGGCCGTGGCGCTGGAGCAGAGCATCGAGTTCATCCGCGACACGCTGGTCtccgccgaggaggaggagagcaacgCCCGCTGCCTCGGCGACGAGGGCTTCACGCCCATCAGCGGCAAGAAGCCCATCGTGGGCCTGATCGGGCCCGGCTCCAGCTCGGTGGCCATCCAGGTCCAGAACCTCCTGCAGCTGTTCAACATCCCGCAGATCGCCTACAGCGCCACCAGCATGGACCTGAGCGACAAGAGCCTCTTCAAGTACTTCATGCGGGTCGTGCCCTCGGACGCACAGCAGGCCCAGGCCATGGTGGACATCGTCAAGCGCTACAACTGGACCTACGTCTCCGCCATTCACACTGAAG GCAACTATGGTGAGAGTGGGATGGAGGCCTTCAAAGACATGGCCGCCAAAGAAGGCATATGCATCGCCCACTCAGACAAGATCTACAGCAATGCAGGCGAGCAGAGCTTCGACCGGCTCCTGGAGAAGCTACGTAGCCACCTGCCCAAGGCCCGTGTCGTCGCCTGCTTCTGCGAGGGCATGACCGTGCGTGGCATCCTCATGGCCATGAGACGGCGCCACCTGGTGGGCGAGTTCCTGTTGGTGGGCAG TGACGGGTGGGCAGATCGTCATGACGTGACAGACGGATATCACCAGGAGGCTGCTGGTGGGATCACCATCAAGCTCCAGTCGGCCTACGTCACCTGGTTCGACGACTACTACCTGAACCTGCGCCCCGACGTCAACCTAAGAAACCCCTGGTTCCCTGAGTTCTGGCAGCACCGGTTCCAGTGCAGGCTGAAGGGTCACCCACAGGAGAACCCCAAATACAACCGCACCTGCAATG AGAAAGAGTCCCTGCGCCATCAGTACACCCAGGACACTAAGATGGGCTTTGTGATCAACGCCATCTACTCCATGGCCTACGGCCTGCACGCCATGCAGAGGACGCTGTGTCCCGGAGTCACCGGCCTCTGCAGCGCCATGAGGCCCATCGACGGCCGGAAGCTTCTGGAATTCCTCATGAAGACCAACTTCACGGGGGTGTCCGGCGAGGTCGTGCTGTTTGATGAGAACGGAGACTCCCCAGGACG GTATGAGATCATGAACTTCAAGCAGATGAGTGACGACGAGTACGACTACATCCACGTGGGCAGCTGGGATAAGTGGGGCCTGCGCATGGACGACGAGGAGATCTGGGTGAACCAGAGCTCCATCATCAGATCCGTCTGCAGCGAACCCTGTGAGAAGGCCCAGATTAAG GTGATCCGCAAAGGTGAGGTGAGCTGCTGCTGGACGTGCACACCGTGTAAGGAGAACGAGTACGTGTTCGACGAGTACACCTGCCGTGCCTGTGAACTCGGGGACTGGCCGACCGACGACCTGAAAG GCTGTGAGCCCATCCCTGTGCACTACCTGCGCTGGGGCGAGCCTGAGCCCATCGCGGCCGTGGTCTTCTCCTGCCTGGGCCTGCTGGCCACCACCTTTGTGACGGTGGTCTTCATCTGGTTCCACGACACGCCGGTGGTCAAGTCGTCCAGCCGCGAGCTGTGCTTCATCATCCTGGCGGGCATCTGCATGGGCTACCTGTGCACCTTCTGCCTGATCGCCAAGCCCCACGTGGCCTACTGCTACCTGCAGCGGCTGGGCATCGGCCTGTCGCCCGCCATGAGCTACTCGGCGCTGGTCACCAAGACCAACCGCATCGCGCGCATCCTGGCCGGCAGCAAGAAGAAGATCTGCACCAAGAAGCCTCGCTTCATGAGCGCCTGCGCCCAGCTGCTCATCGCCTCCGTGCTCATCCTCCTCCAGCTGGCCATCATCGTGGCGCTCTTCGTCGTGGAGCCGCCGCGGGTCATCCACGACTACCCCAGCATCAGCGAGGTGCACCTGGTCTGCAGCACCTCCACCGCCACCGTGGTGGCGCCGCTGGGCTACAACGGCCTGCTCATCCTCAGCTGCACCTTCTACGCCTTCAAGACGCGCAACGTCCCCGCCAACTTCAACGAGGCCAAGTACATCGCCTTCACCATGTACACCACCTGCATCATCTGGCTGGCCTTCGTGCCCATCTACTTCGGCTCCAACTACAAGATCATCACCATGTGCTTCTCAGTGTCGCTGAGCGCCACGGTGGCGCTGGGCTGCATGTTCGCGCCCAAGGTCTACATCATGCTGGCCAAGCCCGAGAGGAACGTGCGCAGCgccttcaccacctccaccgtgGTGCGCATGCACGTCAAGGACGGCAAGAGCGCGCCGGCCGCACGCGGCTCCAGCAGCATGGCCAACCTGTTCCGCCGACGCAGGTCCGACAACGAAGTCAG CTCTAATGGGAAGTCGGTGACGTGGGCGGCGAATGAGCGCGGCTACAGACCCAACCTGTGGAAGCGCATCTCCATCCACAtcaagaagaaggaggagaccAACCAGACGGCCATCATCAAGCCCTTCTCCAAGGACTGCGACGGCTCGGGCGACGGCAGCGTCAAGGTGTCCGGTAAGGGCCAGCAGGCGGTGCAGTGCCACCCGGTGGGCACCTACCGCGCGCGCTCCCCGTCCCCCCTGCCCACCGTCTCCCAGCGCACCTCGCTGCGCAcgcgccaggaggaggaggaggccgccgCCACCGAGGAGGAAGAGCGACGCGACCGCGTGGTGCCACTGCCCTCGTACCTGAGCGAGCGCCAGcacgagcagcagcagcagcagcacccc GGCTCCATCATGGACCAGATCAGCTGCGTGGTGCACCGCTTCACGGCCAACATCAGCGAGCTCAACAGCATGATGCTGCCCGGCACCTCCGctccagcagggggcgccaCCTCCGTCGCCACCGCCGGCACCGTGGCGTCCGCCGGGGTCCTGCTGCCCTCCTCGCCCTCGCCCTCCTTCCTCATCCAGCACGACATGCAGCTGCCCGCCACCGTCACCACCTACGCCGAGGTGGTGGCCGTCAGCAACGTCAACCCGCACGCGCTCGGCGGCAgtctggcggcggcggcagcggcggcggccaaTCGCATGTCGCCCAACCGGATGATGAGCAACAGCACCTTCAAGTCGCCCGCCTCCAGCTCCGTCTCGGCCATCGCGGCGGTCAGGCCGCccgagctggaggagctggtggCACTGCAGCCGCCGTCGCCCTTCAGGGATTCGTCCCTGGGCTCGGCTAGCGAGTCCTCCACCTCCCTGGCCTCGCAGGCCGGCGtgggggagcagcagcagcagcagcagcagcagcaggcctccCCGCACTACGACAGGCTCATGCTGCGACACTACAGCCagagctcctcctctctctaa
- the rab38b gene encoding ras-related protein Rab-38b: protein MTNHRGSPALGTMQNNLKEHLYKILVIGDLGVGKTSIIKRYVHQTYSTNYRATIGVDFALKVLNWDSETVRLQLWDIAGQERFGNMTRVYYREAMGAFIVFDVTRPTTFEAVTKWKEDLDSKLTLANGQSIATVLLANKCDQGKDVLNNNGIKMEQFCKENGFVGWFETSAKENVNINEAANFLVKHIIASENDILKSVVPDTISPQLGSSKEVSCSSCFKS from the exons ATGACAAACCATCGTGGTTCACCGGCGCTGGGCACAATGCAGAATAACTTGAAGGAACATTTGTACAAAATACTCGTTATCGGTGACCTGGGAGTGGGGAAGACGAGTATCATAAAGCGATATGTTCATCAAACATACTCTACTAACTACAGAGCGACAATTGGGGTGGATTTTGCACTAAAAGTTCTCAATTGGGATTCGGAGACGGTACGATTACAGCTATGGGATATAGCAG GCCAGGAGCGGTTCGGGAACATGACGCGGGTGTACTACAGAGAGGCCATGGGTGCCTTCATCGTCTTCGACGTTACCAGGCCGACGACGTTCGAGGCGGTCACCAAGTGGAAGGAGGACCTGGACTCGAAGCTGACGCTGGCCAACGGACAAAGCATCGCCACGGTTCTGCTGGCCAACAAGTGTGACCAGGGCAAGGACGTCCTCAACAACAATGGCATCAAGATGGAGCAGTTCTGCAAAGAGAACGGCTTCGTCGGCTGGTTCGAGACCTCAGCAAAG GAAAACGTCAACATCAATGAAGCCGCCAACTTCCTGGTGAAGCACATCATCGCCAGCGAGAACGACATCCTGAAGTCCGTGGTTCCAGACACCATCTCCCCACAGCTCGGCTCCTCCAAAGAGGtcagctgctcctcctgctTCAAGTCCTAA